A segment of the Yoonia vestfoldensis genome:
CGGGGATCGCCAAAGCAGGCACGCCTTTTCTAGACGGGCTTGCTTTCTTCTCTGCGCTCTTCGCGGCTGCCAGAACTGCGAGAAACGCACGCTCAGAAACCTCATCGACCGAGCCGGAACTTTCGGACTTGGCTGCATGAGCTACGGCTTGCAGTTGGTCTCGATCACCGTCGTAGGCACCCAAAGCCTTTTTGAGCTCTTCCCATCTCGGGCGACCAATCCCGGGAGCCGCACCAATTGCCTGGATGAGTTCCTCGCCGACCGTCCGAACGACACTCAAGAGTTGTGAAACCCCGGCTTCGTGGAGGTTAAGGACTTCGGCGACACCTCGATTGGTGCGCTCAGCCCCTTCCAAATGATCACCGTCCAGAAGTGCCGTCGCAACGAGCGCACGCTCAATAAAGCTCAGATCACGACGCTCTTGGTTCTCGAGAAGCTGATCTCGAAGCGCTTGATCACCCTCAACCTCTGTGACGATGGCTCGAACTTTGATACCGAGTTCGCGACATGCTTCCAAGCGTCTGCGGCCATAGATCAGGTTGTAGCGATCGCCTTCCAGTGGGCGCACCAAGACGGGCACACGCTGACCGTTCTTGGAAATAGAGTTCTTCAGGCCCTCAACTTCAATCTGAAGCCTGTCATCCAACCGTCCTTCGGTAAGGATCTGCGCCGGATCGATCTCAAATACACCGCCACGCAGTCGGCGCCCTTCAAGAGCGTCAGGAGCGTTGCGAAGGGTCTGCAGCGGCAGGCCAAGTTTAGGCTTTCTTGCCATTCCGACCCCATGTGTTCTGGATGATTTCAGCGATCTCATCGTTCACTGCGTTCATGGATTCGATCGCACGATCAAACGTCTGACGCGTGAAGTCCTTTTTGTCAGCTTCGTAGAGCGTTTGCTTGGTCAAGCCGGCATCAGATATTGCGGTCGATTCAACCATGTGATTGGTCAGGACCGACCTCCCAAACAGCCCGCGAATGAAGGCGATGACTTCGGTTTGTGGCGCGTCGCCGACTTTGTATCGCGTTGGCAAGAAGCGCAGCCAATCGAAGCGCAGATTTGCGCCTGCATCCCTGATCACTCCCAGGAGATCCGCAGTCATTCGCAGGAATTGAGACATCGACATGAGGTCAAGCATCTGCGGGTGAACCGTCACGAGGACACCCGAGGACGCAGAAAGTGCTGACATCGTCAAGAAACCAAGCTGCGGCGGGCAGTCGATCACAACAACGTCGTAGTTTGCTTCAACACTATCGAGTGCGTCATGAACTCTCGCGAAGAACGCCTTCGCTCCGCCTCGCTGGATAGCAGCAGGCGTCTCGTGCTCGAACTCCATGAGTTCAAGGTTGCCCGGGATAAGATCAAGGCCGCGGATGTAAGTCTTGCGGATCACTTCGGCGATCGGAACCGGATCGTCGTAGCGAACGGCATCATAGAGGGTTCCGCCCTCCATAAGGTCGAGTTCTGGCTGGATTCCATGAAGAGCCGAAAGAGATGCTTGGGGGTCGAGATCGATCGCAAGAACCCTGTACCCCTTTAGCGCCAAGCGCTGAGCGAGGTGAGCAGACGTCGTCGTTTTGCCGGAGCCGCCCTTGAAGTTCACCACTGATATGACTTGAAGCTCGTCACCGTCGCGACGCCCAGGCACGTAAGTTCCAGACTTTTTTGCATTTCCTTCAAGCGTCTGCCGGATTTCCCAGATATCGTCGAGCGTATAGCGGCGATGACTTCCCGCCGT
Coding sequences within it:
- the repB gene encoding plasmid partitioning protein RepB, with protein sequence MARKPKLGLPLQTLRNAPDALEGRRLRGGVFEIDPAQILTEGRLDDRLQIEVEGLKNSISKNGQRVPVLVRPLEGDRYNLIYGRRRLEACRELGIKVRAIVTEVEGDQALRDQLLENQERRDLSFIERALVATALLDGDHLEGAERTNRGVAEVLNLHEAGVSQLLSVVRTVGEELIQAIGAAPGIGRPRWEELKKALGAYDGDRDQLQAVAHAAKSESSGSVDEVSERAFLAVLAAAKSAEKKASPSRKGVPALAIPGVGAATVKTSRQGKQLKLDLTTDEPDFISWLEGNAPKLITELHERWKRSED
- the repA gene encoding plasmid partitioning protein RepA, which encodes MSEAEQDLDIAIGHYAELLASNLHAQRAAHFPPDAKKVMRTLTSGEAAELLGVDHTYLRKLHREGKIVDVETTAGSHRRYTLDDIWEIRQTLEGNAKKSGTYVPGRRDGDELQVISVVNFKGGSGKTTTSAHLAQRLALKGYRVLAIDLDPQASLSALHGIQPELDLMEGGTLYDAVRYDDPVPIAEVIRKTYIRGLDLIPGNLELMEFEHETPAAIQRGGAKAFFARVHDALDSVEANYDVVVIDCPPQLGFLTMSALSASSGVLVTVHPQMLDLMSMSQFLRMTADLLGVIRDAGANLRFDWLRFLPTRYKVGDAPQTEVIAFIRGLFGRSVLTNHMVESTAISDAGLTKQTLYEADKKDFTRQTFDRAIESMNAVNDEIAEIIQNTWGRNGKKA